Proteins encoded by one window of Dendropsophus ebraccatus isolate aDenEbr1 chromosome 4, aDenEbr1.pat, whole genome shotgun sequence:
- the FAAP24 gene encoding Fanconi anemia core complex-associated protein 24, whose translation MSTSQSTPVRAGACAVPYGHVIGSEKWRGTEVAQLLQGKVKLVFEDGLGLVDFHLSNRACVLYISESDLVSGNAFRRRLVRFRKASSLNGVVIVERTRLSDQYFPPVQNFVVLELGMALLPVASQSEAAQLIFHLVQERSREAGSNPFIGKKRCHLSEASILQTVQRIPGVGRVKALQLLQYFPSIQQLSNASLRDLEAVVGRGIASNIYSFFTQS comes from the exons ATGTCCACATCCCAGAGCACGCCAGTCAGGGCCGGAGCCTGCGCTGTTCCCTATGGGCACGTCATTGGCAGCGAAAAATGGAGAGGAACAGAAGTGGCACAGTTATTACAAG ggaAGGTAAAGCTGGTGTTTGAAGATGGTTTAGGACTAGTAGACTTCCATCTGTCCAACCGAGCCTGTGTCCTGTACATATCGGAGAGTGACCTGGTTTCAGGGAACGCCTTCAGGAGAAGACTGGTACGCTTCCGGAAG GCCAGCAGCTTGAATGGCGTTGTTATAGTCGAGAGGACACGGCTCAGTGATCAGTACTTTCCTCCTGTGCAGAACTTTGTGGTGCTGGAACTTGGCATGGCGTTACTCCCTGTTGCCAGTCAGAGTGAAGCAGCTCAGCTTATATTTCATTTA GTACAGGAGCGAAGTCGAGAAGCTGGAAGCAACCCTTTCATTGGCAAGAAGCGCTGCCATCTGTCTGAAGCCAGTATTCTGCAGACTGTACAGAGAATACCAGGTGTGGGAAGAGTGAAGGCTCTTCAGCTTCTTCAGTATTTTCCCAGCATCCAGCAACTCTCCAATGCCTCTCTCAGAGACTTGGAAGCCGTGGTGGGACGAGGAATCGCCAGCAACATCTATTCTTTCTTTACACAAAGTTGA